The Variovorax sp. S12S4 genome includes the window ACGCGCCCTCGATCATTTCTTCCAGGTCGGGCAGCGGCACGCGTCCGCCGAGCCAGGAGGTTTCCATCTCGCTGAGCGGCACGGCCCATAGCTTGCGGTTGTACGGAATGGCAAAGTGCTTGGCCACGCCTTCGCCCCAGACCTTGTAGATGAACTCCTCGAAGTTGCGAGGCGGTGTGGCGGGCGTTGCCGCATGCGGCATGGCTGGCGCAGGGCTCTCCAGCGCGGCGGGTGGCGCCGCCGCGCGCGAAGGGCCGGTGGGCGAAACGCGCAGCTCCGGCTTGCCGATGCTGCCGAAGCGTGCCTCGATGGCGCCGATCAGGCATTCCTTGAGCACCGGCGGCGGCAGGCCGTGCAGCGCCGACTGGAAGGGGTAGCGCGTATAGACCGACTTGCTGTAGATCCAGGCCTCGCGGTCCTGCCAGTGCACGTTGTCGCCGAGCAGGCGCTTGTACAAATCGAGCACGTACGGATCGTTGGAGAACATGATGTGCCCGGCGTAGTCGAAGGTGAAGCCCTTGTCTTCGACCGAGCGGCACCATCCGCCGACGGTTGCGTTCTGTTCGACCAGCAGGCTGCCGCGGCCCGCGTGCAGTGCAGCGGCCAGGCCGGTAGGCCCGGCGCCCAGGATCACGGTGGCATAGGCATCGGAAATTCCGTCGACCTGCTCGTTCGCAGCAGGCGCCAGCGTAATGGGCGCGATCGTGTTGTTGCTGCTGGTGCCATGCGCCTGCGGGGGCGCTTGCCTCGTGCGCTTCTTTTCGTCTTCCTTCTCGATCAGCGACGCCATCTCGTCCGCGGTGCGGTCCCAGGACGTGGCCTGCACGATCGCCTCGCACGCGCTGGCCTGCCGTGCCTGCTCTTCAGGGCCGCGTGCGAGCACGGCTTCGCATGCTTCGACGAAGGCTGTGCTGCCATGGGCAATGGACACCACGCCTGCATAGGGGCCGACCACGTCGTGGATCGGCGTGCTGACCACCGGGCGGCCGGCCGCCATGTACTCGAGCGTCTTGGTGGGGCTGATGTAGCGCGTGGCCTCGTTCAGCGCAAAGGGCATCAGGCACACGTCCCAGCCGCCGATCAGCGCCGGCAGCTCGTCATAGCCGCGCTGGCCGAGCCAGTGGATGTTGGGCCGCTGCGGCAGCGTGGCGGGGTCGATCTTCACCACCGGGCCGACGGCCGCGATCTGCCATTCGGCATGCGCGTCGGCCAGCGCGGCAAGAATGTCCAGGTCGATGCGCTCGTCGAACACGCCGCAATAGCCGAGCCGCGGGCGGCCGATGCCGGCCTGGGCCTGATGCTCCCGGTGGTCGCCGGGCGCGCGCGCAAAGTGGGCCGCGTCGACGCTGCTCGGAAAGCAATGCACGCGGGGGTGCCGCTCGCGCTTCGACTCGTACAGGCTCTGGCCTCCGGTAAACACCAGGTCGGCCGCCTGCAGCAGGGCGCTCTCGCGCTGCAAAAGCTGGCGCGGCGCGTGGCGAAATGCGGAGAGCTCGTCCATGCAGTCGTACACCACGCCGGCGGGGGACAGCCCAGCGGCCAGCGGCATGGCCATGGGCGTGTAGAACCACAGCCAGTAGTCATCGATGGCCACTTCGCCCAGGTATTCGGCAAGCAGCTTCTGCAGCTGCGGAATGTGATCGTCGTGAAAGCCCGGCGCACCGGCGGTGAGGTGCGGGCGCAGCACCACCACGCCTTCGCAGGGCGAGAGCATCTCGAGCACCGGCTGGGCTGCGCCCGGCATCGGCTCTTCGACGAACACCACGGGGAAGCGGTGCGCCAGCCGCGAAAGCAGCTGCTGCGGGCGCTGGTAGACGAAGTTCCAGCGCAGGTGGGAGAAGACGATCAGGTGAGTCATGGGCTTTCCTGGAGTTGAAGGCGATGAAGAAGGAGGTGCTTCGGTGCCGGCCAGCAGGGCCTGCCAGTGCTCCAGGCGGCGAGCCGACGGGCGGTGAAGGGTTCGCGCGCCCGTGCGTTCGTCCACGTCCCACAGGCCGCTACGGTGCCAGGCGCGGGCGTCTTCCCAGTCGGGGCGGTCGATGAGCGGGTACAGGCAGATGCCTTGCAGCGGTACTCCGGCCGTCTTGCAGCGCATGGCCAGCGAGCCCACTTCGTCGATCCACTGCGCGCGCCCATCGCCGACATGGCCGGTCTCGGCGATGAACGTGGGGCGGCCGTAGCGCTCGCACACCTCGGCCACCATGGCCACGGGATCGCGGCGGCGCGCATCGCGCAGGTGCCAGTGGAGGCGCTCGTTGGACGGGTGCTCCCACTGGTTGTTGTGGTAGTAGTTGAGGCCCAGAACATCCAGGTAGCGGGGTGCGCCGCCAAGGCCCGGTTCGAGCCGGCCGCAGAGCATGTCCCAGGCCTGGTATTGCGCGGCGGAAAGCGCGCGCACCTCCCCGGCCCATTCGGGCTGGTCGCCCGTGGGCACGATGTGGATGATGGGATCGGTGTGCACGATGCGCGCATCCGGGCAGGTGGCCCATAGCGCATCGCAGGCCTGCAGCGCGGCGCGCGCAAGATTGCACTTGAGCTCGTAGCCGCGTTCGGGCGAGTCGGCCTGGAACGGATGGATCAGCGGCGTGCTGCTGGCGGCCCAGCTCAGGAAGGAGATCTCGTTGACGGGCTGGAAGAAAAGCGGCTCGCCATCGCTGCTGTCTTTCAAGGCACGCGCAACCTGGTCGCAGAAGCCGGCAAGGCGCGCGGGAAAGTCGCGCGAAAACATGTCCACGCCGTCCGGCACTCCGTAGTGGTGAATCGTCCAGATGACCTGCAAGCCGAACTTGCGGGCGGCCTCTGCGGTGCGTGCGAGGCGCGCCATTTCAGCGCCGAGCCCTGCCGCGGCGCTTGCGCGCCAGCCGATGCTCTCGCGAATGGTGCGAATGCCGAAGCGCGCGAGCTGGGCGTAGTCTTCCTCCAGCCGCTCCCAGTGGCCGTTGCTGCGGTTCATCAGCACCTGTTCGCGGCGGCTGTTCAGGTGGTCGGCACCTTCGAAGCCTCCCATCCAGAACGAACGGAACAGTGGCTTGGCGGAGGGCGGTACGGCTGTGTTCAAGGTGGTTCTCTTCTTGTCGGGGATGGACGCCCTGCTGGCGCGGCCCTTGTGCAGGGCAACGGCCATGCCCGCATGGGTAAGCATTGGCCCGGCTACAGGACCAGCACACGTCCGCAGCATTTGCGGCAATTTGTGCCGCCATGCAGTCAGCGCGCCGCGCCGACACGGTACGTGGGCGCGTCTCACAAAGCGGCTGCCGTGCGGCACGCAGATTGACGGCCAGCACATGCAACAGAGGAGAAGCAAACTGGAGAAGAGCACGCAGCAAGGAAAAACCACACGGCCTTCCACCCGCAAGAAACGGGCAGCGTCGACGACAGACGTCGACGTGGAGCGCGTGCTTCACGAAGTGTTCGGCCACGAGCGCCTGCGCCCCGGGCAGCGCCGCGTGA containing:
- a CDS encoding FAD-dependent oxidoreductase; translated protein: MNTAVPPSAKPLFRSFWMGGFEGADHLNSRREQVLMNRSNGHWERLEEDYAQLARFGIRTIRESIGWRASAAAGLGAEMARLARTAEAARKFGLQVIWTIHHYGVPDGVDMFSRDFPARLAGFCDQVARALKDSSDGEPLFFQPVNEISFLSWAASSTPLIHPFQADSPERGYELKCNLARAALQACDALWATCPDARIVHTDPIIHIVPTGDQPEWAGEVRALSAAQYQAWDMLCGRLEPGLGGAPRYLDVLGLNYYHNNQWEHPSNERLHWHLRDARRRDPVAMVAEVCERYGRPTFIAETGHVGDGRAQWIDEVGSLAMRCKTAGVPLQGICLYPLIDRPDWEDARAWHRSGLWDVDERTGARTLHRPSARRLEHWQALLAGTEAPPSSSPSTPGKPMTHLIVFSHLRWNFVYQRPQQLLSRLAHRFPVVFVEEPMPGAAQPVLEMLSPCEGVVVLRPHLTAGAPGFHDDHIPQLQKLLAEYLGEVAIDDYWLWFYTPMAMPLAAGLSPAGVVYDCMDELSAFRHAPRQLLQRESALLQAADLVFTGGQSLYESKRERHPRVHCFPSSVDAAHFARAPGDHREHQAQAGIGRPRLGYCGVFDERIDLDILAALADAHAEWQIAAVGPVVKIDPATLPQRPNIHWLGQRGYDELPALIGGWDVCLMPFALNEATRYISPTKTLEYMAAGRPVVSTPIHDVVGPYAGVVSIAHGSTAFVEACEAVLARGPEEQARQASACEAIVQATSWDRTADEMASLIEKEDEKKRTRQAPPQAHGTSSNNTIAPITLAPAANEQVDGISDAYATVILGAGPTGLAAALHAGRGSLLVEQNATVGGWCRSVEDKGFTFDYAGHIMFSNDPYVLDLYKRLLGDNVHWQDREAWIYSKSVYTRYPFQSALHGLPPPVLKECLIGAIEARFGSIGKPELRVSPTGPSRAAAPPAALESPAPAMPHAATPATPPRNFEEFIYKVWGEGVAKHFAIPYNRKLWAVPLSEMETSWLGGRVPLPDLEEMIEGALQPVRKPVGPNARFGYPLRGGFQALMNGFLPLLEGELALGTRVTAVSPSRKTVTFDNGRTVSFNTLISTMPLPRLVEAIGAEAPAFVREAARHLRHVSVRCVNLGVARENITDKHWIYYPEDTVFHRIFVQGNASPHCNAPGGFGLTCEITYSPLKPLPAEGDALVRRCFDDCVRVGLLRPDDQLLAANEVDMPCAYVVYDHARAAHVQAIRNWLAEADILLAGRYSEWEYYNSDHAFVAGRKAAEAALGLNANPAPPAVAVAA